caggcgtggtggcgcatgcctgtaattccagctactagggagggtgagacaggagaatcgcttgaacctgggaggcagaggttgcggtgagccaaaattgcgccattgcactccggcctgggcaacaagagcgaaactccgtctcaaaaaaaaaaaaaaaattgatgagaaATAAAACTCAAGAGAAAAAGATGGGACTAGGAAACCCAAGGACgaataatatagaaaaaatttCATGCCTGGCTAGTACACGgttaattgcaaattaaaaccatgataagggccgggcaccgtggctcatggctgtaatcccagcactttgggaggctgaggcaggtggatcacgaggtcaagagattgagaccatcctggccaacatggtgaaacctgtctctactaaaaatacaaaaattagctgggtgtggtagcacacgcctgtagtcccagctactcaggagactgaggcaggagaatcacttgaacccaggaggcagagtttgcagtgaactgagatcatgccactgcactccagcctggtgacagaatgagactccatctcaaaaaaaaaaaaagtgatgataCCATTTTTCACCCATcaaattggcaaaaattaaagaTTGATAATATCCATGTGCTGGTGAGGAGACAGGAAAAGAGACACTATCACCCACTGCGGTGGGATGGGGACTTTTGACTCGACTCTTCTGAACAAATTCTCTTAGTCTCTATTAACACTAAACATCCATACCGTTTTACCAGCAATTCTACTTATAAGATTCtgtcttacagaaataaaaacatcaataGGTAAGGATATATGTTCATGAATAGTTATCGCAGCACTATGCGtacaggaaaaaatggaaaagcatgGCTATCCactaataataaaattgtaatacATCAATATCCatcaattcaatggaatattaggtagtcattaaaaataattagatctATAAGTCGGGGGAAAATCAGCCTACAGAGTATTGCGTCCAGCCTGGCTACTCCAGTGTGCCCTACAGTCCTGCAGCACTGGCAtcatgcatgttctcactcatctgtggagtcttttaaaaagttgatctcatagaagtaggaAATAGAATAGTGGGAGCTTGTTGGAAATACAGAATGTACACCCCAGAACTACAGAACCAAAacttgcattttaataagattccCTGGGGGAAACACTGGTGTACAGTATGATCCCAAAGCAAAAGATTTCTCATGTATTGGGCAAAGCTGGATAGTCACAACCAAAATCTATCCTCTCCTTCTAAACTAATAAACCCCTCATTTGTAGCTGGGGACACGGCCATCCAGAATAAAGATTATACTTTCTGGCCTTCCTCAAGGTTTGGTATGGCTGTATAACTAAGCTCTGACCAAGGGGACAAGAGAGTAAGCAAAGAATATAATCTCTGCATTGTGCTCCTAAAAGAAAAGTATCTGTATCCCCagggttttcttctttctgctaacTGAAAAATGTCAACAACTGAATCAGCCACTGTAtcagtcagcttgggctgccataacaaaataccacagactgggcaactaaaacaacagaaatttattttctcacagttctggaggctggaaagtccaagttcaaggtcCAGCAGGGTTTGGTCTCTGGTcggggctctcttcctggcttggaCACAGCTGCCTTCAGAGCGTCCTCCCTCAGTGCACGCACATGGATGGAgaaatctctctcttcctcttctaatAAGGATGCCTATTAGAAGAGGTGTCCTGCTGGAATAAGGCTCTACTCTTACGACCTCaattaaccttaattacctcctaaaagctttatctccaaatacaatcacattgggggttagagtttcaacatatgcatttgtGGGATACATAATTCAGTCCACCTTGGACCTAGAGATAGAAGCCACAACAAACATGTTCTACCCTCCTAACTGTCTACCTCTGAACTATTAGACAACAGAGAAATAAACTAGCATGTTGGTCAAGCTACTGTGTTTTGGTtctctttgttatagcagcttaaCCTATTTCCTCACTGACTCATACGTATGTATGTTTACATGCATTCCACTGAGCAAGAAAAGTGTGAAACAATGCCCTTTAAACTGTTGCTGTTGATTGCTACAAGGTAGGAGTGGTGGATAAACTGAAATAAGAATATTGAGGGGAAAAGTTATCCAACAGCACCTCAGGTTTTGCGATCGCACCCAGTATCTTGATGACTGTGGCAAACACACTTTTCCCCACTTTTTAAATAAGTGCTTAAAACGGTAAGAATCTTTAcaacaggacttttttttttcccctgagactgaggctcactcttttgcccaggctggagtgcagtggcgcgatctcagctcactgcaacctctgccttctgggtttgagtgattctcgtgccttagcctcctgagtagctgggactacaggtgtaagccaccacgcctggctaatttttgtatttttaatagagatggggtttcaccatgttggccagactggtctcgaactcctgttcaaagcaggtgatccacctgccttggcttcccaaagtgctgggattataggcatgagccactgcaccaggccaggaTTCTTATTTATAATGAAACATGACACAAACTTCAGTTCTAAATACACACTAatttcccctccccctctctcttcctccctctgcaATGGGCATGCTGTCGCCCAGGGCAGCCCAGGGAGGGAGGTAAAATGAACATGATCCCAGGGTCCCGGTGCAGTTGGAAcatctttccagttttattttcagttctccTCTCTGCACTCCAAGGTCATAGGATTTCCACATGCCCTTGGAAGAGCCTTTGGAAGGTATTTTCATCCTTCCTACTGGTAAAATGGCATCAAGGGTCCCCACCGGTTCAAGATGGGGACCTTAACTATATGGTGATGAAGACAGGGACACCCTGGCAGTAGCAGGTAGCCTTTGGCCACCTCTGCAGCAGGCTGGTGTTTGGGATCCAGGAGGCACGGGAAGTCAGCACTCTGGAGGACCTGGTTGGGGTCACCCTGGACCAGGTGCAGATAGTGGGAAGCTGGATATGTGAAATGGCAGGTGCTGGTGAACTTGCACTCATCCTCCCTTGTGGCCTCACGTTCCTGTGATGGGAAGAAGCCGGGGAGTCCCAGGTCTTTGGCAGTCATGTGGGGTCTTTTGAAAGCAGGGTACCCATCCGTTAgcttggggttggggttagggatGGGCCTGTAAAACTCTTTGTCCTGGAGTTGAGCATCGAGCTTTGCCTGCTGTGGAAACAAATCACACATGAATGGAGGGGTGAGAGAGATGAGAGATGATGTAGCTTTTCTTGGAAGCATCCAAGACAGAGAACacccttctttattttcttaaaactttaaatTAGTCCTTGAATGGTAACATATACAACAGAGGGAATACTGAAATTACACAAAAGGGTTTAAAGTGCAACgtgaccgggtgcggtggctcacgcctgtaatcccagcactttgggaggccgaggcgggtggatcacaagctcaggagatcaagaccatcctggctaacacggtgaaaccccatctctactaaaaatacaaaaaattagccgggcgtggtggcaggtgcctgtagtcccagctactcgggaggctgaggcaggagaatggcgtgaacccaggaaggcggagcttgcagtgagccgagatcgcgccactgcactccagccgggaccacagagcgagactccctctcaaaaaaaaaaaaaattatatgtatatatatatatatgtgtgtgtatatatatatgtatatatatatgtgtatatatgtatatatgtgtgtatatgtgtgtatatatgtgtatatatgtatatatatgtgtgtatatatgtatatatgtatatatgtgtgtatatatgtgtatgtgtatatatatgtgtatatatgtatatgtgcatatatgtatatatatgtgtgtatatatatatatatgtatatatataaagtgaaaCCTAAGTCTGTTTTCCACTCTCCTCCTCCCTCGGTTCCCATCTCCAGAGACAACCACTGCTATCAGTGCTTTTTGTATCTCTCTAGAAATATTTGATGTGCATAtgaacatgtatgtgtatatcttCTTCCCTTGGTTTGTAAAGAAATGATGAATAttatattccatcccacactTTGCTTCCATTAAATAACATCTCAGAAATTAATCCATCTTTGTTTGTTTAGATCTTCTTTTTTTAGTGGGGAAACCTCAGGACAGGAAAAGATTTTTAAGCAAtcttgaaaagagaaaatgataaaggagaaaacTGATAAATCtaactatattaaaaattagaattcacACTCCCTGAAATACTTAGTGCAAAGACAAACCACAAACTGGAGAAGAGTTTATCCACATGTATAACTGACAAATGAAAAATgcttagggccaggtgtggtagctcatgcctgtaatcccagcacactttggtaggctgaggtgagtggatcacttgaggacaggagttcgagaccagcctggccaacatggtgaaaccttgtctctactaaaaatacaaaaattagctgggcgtggtggcaggcacctgtaatcccagctacttgggaggctgaggcaggagaatcgcttgaacccgggacgcggaggttgcagtgagccgagatcacaccactacactccagcctgggcaacagagccacactccttctcaaaaaaaaaaaaaaagtaaaaatgcttaGAATATCTTTTAGAACTCCTACAAATTAATAAGGAAAAGACAAACAATCCagtagaaaaatgagcaaaagacatgaacagacattttataaaataacaaatatccatcaacaaatgaaaagGTGTCCAACCTCATTAATAGtcagtgaaatgaaaattatGACCACAGGAATATATGATTTTGCACCCACCAAACTGGCAAAAATTAAAACGTCtgccattttaatttttgcaatGGCAAGATTGCAGAGCAACAGAAGTAACCGTCTCCTGCTGGCCATAATGTAAATTGGTgcaactgctttggaaaacagtgatTTTACCTAATACTCCATGAcaaacaattccactcctggaATAGATAAACTCTTGAACATTAGGATGTGACTTATCTCATCTTCAATGCAGCATTTGGGAGTGGGAAGAGTAGGAATAAAgcacccaaatgtccaccaataagAAGAGACAGATACAGAAGAGACAAATACGGTACACTGTGGCATATTCATGcaatgtaatactatgcagcagAAAATGAATAATATGCCATAATGTTTAGCAAAAAGTGACAGTTGTGGAAGGGTACAAATCCAATATGTAATAAAGTTCAAAAAGGCAAAACCaaggaatatatacatataaggtAAAATGAGTTTTTAGAAAAACACATAAGGGAATGATTTTTTTTGCGGGGGATAGAGTCtcaccctgcctcccaggttcaagcgattctcatttCTCGGCCTTCCAGGCAGCTGAAAATATAAGCGTGCAccaacatgccaggctaatttttgtattttttgtagagacgggatttcaccatgtcagccaggctggtctcgaactgctggcctcaaactcctggtctcaaacccctggtctcaactcctgcccgcctctgcctcccaaaatgctgggattacaggtgtgagccactgcgcctggcctacaagGGAATGATTAACCACTTCTGGAGATGGGAGGAGGGGTAAGTTTGTGGGTTACCCAAGAGGCTACAAGGTACTGCTAATGTTAATGTGCCATGTTTTAAGCTGTCTGTAATGGTTACATCGGTGTTCATCAGTGTAATTTAAACTCTAAATGTGTATTATTTACAATCTTTTGTATGCATGACATATTGGACGTACATTTGAAAACATACACACAtggccggccacggtggctcacgcctgtaatcctagcactttgggaggccgaggcaggtggatcacgaggtcaggagttcaagatcagcctggccaagatggtgaaatcccatctctactaaaaatacaaaaattagctgacccagtggcaggcgcctgtaatcccagctactcaggaagttgaggcaggagaattgcttgagtctgggtgGGCAgaagaggttgtagtgagccgagatcgcaccactgcactccagcctgggtgatagagtaagactccttctcaaaaaaaaaaaaaaaaaaaaaaaaaatacacacacatacatgcacatgcacataaAAGATCTCTAAGTCACATCTCCTGGCAGTGGATATTGTTCTAACAAGTGCCCAAATCTCCACATTTGTAATACAAATGGAGCAACAGAGAGGATTTCAGTGGACAGTTGATTGAATGACAGGACTTGCGTGCCTTCCTACCTCTTGCGGCGTGACCCTGGAGTATCTGTGCTTCCCGTAGGGCTGATAGTCGACCATGTGGGAGCTTTGGTATATGTCTAAATCCACAGGGTCCTAAAGCACAAGGAGAATATAAAACAAGAGATTCCCTCTTGTCACTCCTCCGCTTAAAGCCATTCAATGGCTTCTTGCTGTTTGTAGGACAAAGGCCAACTTTGGGGCCTGACATTCAGAGCCCAAATGATCTGGCTGTGACCCACTTTTACCATCCCACTACCTTCCTGCCTTCTCTACTCCAGCCTTACTTCCTCCCACTCGCATGGGCCTGGCATGTGCTCTTTCCTATCTCCTGATGGAAATGCAAGTTGCCCTCCTCACAGACTAGCAAACTCCTACCTATCCTCCAAGACCCAGACTAAATGTCACTTCCCCAAAACATCTCTCCCACCCTTTTATTCTCCACCTCCCAAGACTTAAACCCTTTGTTTCTTACAACCCTCCACAACAGCACTTACAGGGTGTACTGTGATGGATTTAATGAAGTACACTAGATCAGGTTTAGTGTACTTAGACATCTCTGCAGTCCCAaagcccagcacagggcctggcactctGTGGGTGCCTAATAATTGCATGCTGAGTAAATAACTGAACCcccagaaaattataaaaaagagaaCTCAGTTCTCTTCTTCttgtacaaaacaaacaaatgaacaaacaaaacaaaataaaaacaaaacaaaacaacaacaacaaaaaacaacaaccaaaaaaaaacccaaaactatcaTTCCAGAAAGATGAGCAGAAGGAGCCTCAAGGAGCCTGGCCCTTCCAGGGCCTTGATGAGGCTACCCAACCCTGAGACCTTCACAGGGGACAGAAACCCACATCACTCACCTGTCCCGGGTATTTCACACCTGCCATGGCAAAAGACCTAGACACAGACAAGTTGTTTAGCCCTGCTGTGCCACACACAAGGAAAGTAGCCACTATCTTCAAGCTGTGCCAACCAAGCATGGCTGCCCCAGCTTTCTTAGCCCACTCCTCCCCATCTTCCCTGGGCTCCTACCCCACAATGTCACTCCATCATCAAGGGGTTGGTGGTGATACCAGGGCCCCTGGGACAAAGGGGCTGGAGCAGGACTCAGGAGGAATGAGGGCTGTTTAGAAGATCACATTTACTGATCAGGTTTACTGTTTGAGAGGCATAGCTGATCCTAGGGCAAGTGaagtgctggtaaatgtttaacaaccacgTTTTCAGGGAAAATAGGCCCTGGGTTTATAGCATctgccaatttctgtggtgtagaTGCTCCTGTCATGGCTCATTTCAGGCTATCAACATAATGTCATTGGCACTGAGTTGCACAGATATGCACCAGGATGGGCTCTTGTGAGCCAGTATGAACTGGCTCCAGCTCACAAGTTCCTCtgaaccaggcctcagcacttcCCCTGAACGGAGGAAGGCCCAGGCCTAGGACTCAGAGCCACCTTGATTCAGAGGGGAGTATCCAAGGTGAAGAAAGTTGCAAGACTCTGCATTCCCAGTTGAACAACAGTAGTTTGCAGGCCTAACACTGACCCCTCCCTTCCAGCCCTAAAGTCCTAGCGAGGGCCTCGCCGCACAGACTCCTTGTGTACATGGCCCCTAGATCCTTGAGgggtactccactgcattcccaggGAACCCTCCCCTAAGCCCCACTCCCTTCAGCAGACTGTGGCCCAGCAGGGTGGTGCCCAGACCTCAACCAACATCTGTATCCCCTCCCTTTTGCTCACTGACAGCTTCTCTCCTAGGGCTGGGGACCAGCTGCCATGCAGACAGAGCCTACCCCTTCTTCTGCCAGGGCAAGACAACGCTCCTGCCCTCCCACCTCCAGGTGCCCTTGCCACATGGAGAGTCCTGTTGCTGTGTCCCACTGCCACGCCTGTCTTTGAGTTGAGCTCCGACCCGTATGATGAGGGTCCCTGTCATTGTGAGGTGAGTAGGTGGCTGCTCGGGCTGACTGCAGGTCAGTTCCCCCGTCCCTGGCTCACCAGAGCCAACATGAATCCTGGCAGCATTGGAAGGTCTTGGGGACCAATGCTTTCCAATACTCTACAGAATCTTTCTAGTCCTAGGAGAGAAGATAAATAGAGCCCATGTGGTTTACAACATCAGACCGCATGTGACTAAATCCACTTCACACCATAGACTGCCACCCAGGCCTCTGTTGCCTGAAAGGCTGGCTCAAAATTGTCAAAATGTCATACTTTTTGACATTCATAGTGTGtggctacaataaaaaaaaatacagaaacaagcgttgatgaggatgtggagaaattccacttctagttataaataaaaaagaattgaaagcaagggCTCAAATGGATACCTGTATACCAGTGTTCACaacagcatgattcacaatagtcaaaaggtagaaacaacttaaatgtcctTCAGAGATGAATGGATTtggtatatatgtacaatggaatattattcagccttaaaagggagtccaggcacagtggctcacgcctgtaatcccagcaacttgggaggccgaggcaggcatttacctgaggtgaggagttccagaccagcctgactaacatggtgaaaccccgtctctactaaaaatacaaaaattagccgggcatggtggtgcgtgcctgtagtcccagctactcgggaggctgaggcagaagaattgcttcaactcgggaggcagagattgcagtgagctgagatcataccactgcactccagcctgtataacagagcgagactgtctcaaaacaaaattaaaaaaaaaaaaaaaaaattctgacacatgctacagcatggataaaccttgaggacattatgctaagcaaaataaagcgaaataagccagtcacaaaaagaaaaatgctgcatgattccacttctgCGAGGTACCTAGAGAAGTacaattcatagagatagaaagtagaatgatagttGCCAGAGACTGAggagaggaatggggagttattgtttaatggatatgAAGCTTCTgtttcagaatattaaaaaaagttctgggaatggatggtggtgatggttgcccattgtgaatgtacttagtgcCACTGAGTTATGCACTTAAAAGTGATTAAAATGGTAAActgttatatatatgaaattgtgtatatatttatgtatattttatgtaattatatacaaatacgtatatttaattttatatataataatacatgttacatatattatatatataattttaataatccaCCTTCTTTAAGGGACACCTCCTCTATAAAGCTTTCCTTTATCTCACTAGGTGCCACCATAGACTCATTTATCTAACCAATATTTGCTGAGCACTTATTTTGTGTTTGGGCATTGTTCTGAACTTTATAGAttcaagaacaacaaaaatagacGGAAATCTCTGCTTACGTTCTGGTGAGATGAAAACATAGAGCAAACACAGTAATAAGCAGGTCACCCTCCATTAGATACAGCAAACAAGCCAGGTGATGCACAAGAGGATGACTAGTGGGCACTTCAGATGGGAGGTCCAAGAAGGTCTCTCTGAGAGGGTGATGTTATAGCAGAGATCTGAAGCACGGGAAAGAACCAGCCATGCAAAGATCTGAGGATAAGGGGTTCCAGACACAGCAATCAGCTAGTGCAAAGCCTAAAGGCAGGAACCACTGAGAACAAGAAGAACCAGCCATGTGCCTAGAAAGGAGTGAATGATGggcaaggtcaagagattgagttGGCTGGGAATCTCTGgcattcctcttctttctttaatGAAATGCCAACTTCCCCTCAGagaattatttcttgcctttctttGAGTGTGTCCACAGAATTCATGTGTTAGAAATTTGGTCCCCAGCatggcagtgttgggaggtgaggcctttaagaTTTGATGAGGTGGTTAAGAGGGATTAATGCCACTCTCTTGGGACTGTGCTAATTCTCACCATAGTGAATGAGTGATCGCTCTCTCAGGACTGGATTAGCTAACCCAAGAGCCAGCTGTTGTAAAGTGAGGCAGCCCCTCATGTTTCGCCACTTTTGCACACACTCGCTTGCCCTCCCATTTTTGTACCATGTTATGATACAGTATGAAAGGCCTTGCCAGAAGCTGCTGCCATGCCCTTGAACATCCTAACCTCCAaaaccgtgagccaaataaacttctggcttttgttgttgttgttgtttttaattgagacagagtcttgctctgttgcccaggctggcgtgtgcagtggcgtgatcttggttcactgcaacatccacctcttgggttcaagcaatcgtcccacctcagcctcctgagtaactaggattattggcatgcaccaccatgccaaagtaactttttttgtatttttagtagagatgaggtttcaccacgttggctaggctggtctggaactcctgaactcaagtcatctgcccaccttggcctcccaaagtgctaggattacaggcgtgagccaccaggcccagccttaaacttctgttttttataaattatctagtctgtggtattctgttatagcaacaaaaaatggactaagacactccCCTTTGGGGATCACATGGCGTGAGTGGTGCTGATCCTACTCCAACTCTAAATGGGCATGTTGCCACCAGAATATTCCACTCTTTAGGCCACAGTGATTGATTCAGGGGGAGGCTCATGATCCAAGCTGGACTGATGAGTGCCATCCCTAGCTCTTGGGAAGGAAGAGCTGAAACAGCAGACACTAAGAACCATGTGAGCCTGAAGCTGCCTGAAGCCACTGTGTAGAGAAAGCCAGGCAAATAATAAAATCAGCACAAAGAATACCCCAGAGATAGAAACAGCAACAGCATTTTGACTAACACTGAGCCCCTGGATATAACCATGCCTGAAGCAAGCTTGATCTACATCTACACTTCGCAGTTTATGTGAGCCAGTACATTCCTTTTCTTGCTAAAGCCAATTTCAGTTGAGTTTCTGTAACCGCCAGCTGAAACAATACCTACAAATTCAAGGTTGGAGTGCTTACATAGTTATTTCTCCTAACTAACTCTGGGATTCTTGAGGGAAAGAGCTGGATCTTACTTTTTATTCTTCAGTGCACTGACACTTAAGCATGGGGATTTAAGAAGTGCTTGTgaattaaataaaactgaaagagaTGGCAAAGGCTAAGGCAAAGAACAGAGTGGCCACAGGGATATGAGTGGAGGGGACAGCTGGGGCATAAGTGATTTTTGTGCCCCAAGTatgtatttttcagaaaaatattaccAAGTATATTTTTGGAGTCCTGAATTCAAATTCTGATACTTGCTATCCTCATGTCTTTGGGTAAATCATGTAAGATTAATAAAAGGCAGTTTGagcatctgtaaaacagaggtaACACCTACCTAAAAAGAGCGTAGGAAGTCAACAGATATGTCTGTGAAGGTGCTTGGGGTTCTTCATACCAATATTTGCCCCCATATTTTTTGAGTTCCTGCTATATCTCAGGCATTGTGCAAGGGCCTGGAATTATGGTAacgaaataaaatagaaatggtcTCTGTCCTTACGAAGTTACAGTACGATGGGAGATAAATATGCAAATAATCACACAAGTGAGTCTTTCATTACAATTTTGACAAGTGCTATGAAGGAGAAATGTGGAGTATCGGAGGCTGATCCACTCTTGGGATCTGGTCAGAGAAAACTTGCCTCAAGTAATGACATTTTAACTCAGTTCTAAAGGGGAAGGAGACTTCTGTTCACTGCCCTAGGGCAGGAAATAGACTTCCCACGTATAGGAGAGAGGCTGCTCTGCTGGAACAGAGCCAGGAGGGACAGGGGCAGCTccagatgaggctggagaggggaTGCTGCCTCATCAAGCAAGGTATGGGAAGAACTTTGACTTTATCCATTGTAGGCCactggatgatgatgatgatgg
This genomic window from Pongo pygmaeus isolate AG05252 chromosome 12, NHGRI_mPonPyg2-v2.0_pri, whole genome shotgun sequence contains:
- the SPMIP9 gene encoding protein SPMIP9 isoform X5: MAGVKYPGQQAKLDAQLQDKEFYRPIPNPNPKLTDGYPAFKRPHMTAKDLGLPGFFPSQEREATREDECKFTSTCHFTYPASHYLHLVQGDPNQVLQSADFPCLLDPKHQPAAEVAKGYLLLPGCPCLHHHIVKVPILNRWGPLMPFYQ
- the SPMIP9 gene encoding protein SPMIP9 isoform X4 → MWQGHLEVGGQERCLALAEEGQAKLDAQLQDKEFYRPIPNPNPKLTDGYPAFKRPHMTAKDLGLPGFFPSQEREATREDECKFTSTCHFTYPASHYLHLVQGDPNQVLQSADFPCLLDPKHQPAAEVAKGYLLLPGCPCLHHHIVKVPILNRWGPLMPFYQ
- the SPMIP9 gene encoding protein SPMIP9 isoform X1, encoding MWQGHLEVGGQERCLALAEEGDPVDLDIYQSSHMVDYQPYGKHRYSRVTPQEQAKLDAQLQDKEFYRPIPNPNPKLTDGYPAFKRPHMTAKDLGLPGFFPSQEREATREDECKFTSTCHFTYPASHYLHLVQGDPNQVLQSADFPCLLDPKHQPAAEVAKGYLLLPGCPCLHHHIVKVPILNRWGPLMPFYQ
- the SPMIP9 gene encoding protein SPMIP9 isoform X2 translates to MAGVKYPGQDPVDLDIYQSSHMVDYQPYGKHRYSRVTPQEQAKLDAQLQDKEFYRPIPNPNPKLTDGYPAFKRPHMTAKDLGLPGFFPSQEREATREDECKFTSTCHFTYPASHYLHLVQGDPNQVLQSADFPCLLDPKHQPAAEVAKGYLLLPGCPCLHHHIVKVPILNRWGPLMPFYQ
- the SPMIP9 gene encoding protein SPMIP9 isoform X6; this translates as MLGWHSLKIVATFLVCGTAGLNNLSVSRSFAMAGVKYPGQQAKLDAQLQDKEFYRPIPNPNPKLTDGYPAFKRPHMTAKDLGLPGFFPSQEREATREDECKFTSTCHFTYPASHYLHLVQGDPNQVLQSADFPCLLDPKHQPAAEVAKGYLLLPGCPCLHHHIVKVPILNRWGPLMPFYQ
- the SPMIP9 gene encoding protein SPMIP9 isoform X3, with the translated sequence MLGWHSLKIVATFLVCGTAGLNNLSVSRSFAMAGVKYPGQDPVDLDIYQSSHMVDYQPYGKHRYSRVTPQEQAKLDAQLQDKEFYRPIPNPNPKLTDGYPAFKRPHMTAKDLGLPGFFPSQEREATREDECKFTSTCHFTYPASHYLHLVQGDPNQVLQSADFPCLLDPKHQPAAEVAKGYLLLPGCPCLHHHIVKVPILNRWGPLMPFYQ